One Nocardioides luti DNA window includes the following coding sequences:
- a CDS encoding TadA family conjugal transfer-associated ATPase, with product MSTGAAVDARDLDAVRDRLAREPGELTPHRVAVALRTSGRPVGDAAVLAVYEALRRDVVGAGPLEPLLRTPGVTDVLVNGPDHVYLDRGAGLELTPVRFPDDEAVRRLAQRLASLGGRRLDDATPHVDVRLADGTRLHAVLAPLARPGTLVSLRVPHPRVFTLDELREAGSLSADGARLLRAVVEHRLAFLVTGGTGTGKTTLLAALLSLVAPGERIVLVEDAGELRPEHPHVVGLESRPANIEGAGAVDLRTLVRQALRMRPDRLVVGEVRGGEVVELLAALNTGHEGGCGTLHANSALDVPARIEALALAAGLGRAAAHSQLASAVDVVLHLARGPDGVRRLAQVAVPVREETGLVVMASALDLHADGSTTVGPAAEALAARLGS from the coding sequence GTGAGCACCGGCGCCGCGGTCGACGCCCGGGACCTGGACGCGGTCCGCGACCGGCTGGCCCGCGAACCCGGCGAGCTGACCCCGCACCGCGTCGCGGTGGCCCTGAGGACCAGCGGGCGGCCGGTCGGCGACGCCGCCGTGCTGGCGGTCTACGAGGCGCTCCGCCGCGACGTCGTGGGCGCTGGCCCGCTCGAGCCCCTGCTCCGCACCCCCGGCGTGACCGACGTGCTCGTGAACGGGCCGGACCACGTCTACCTCGACCGCGGCGCCGGGCTCGAGCTCACCCCGGTGCGCTTCCCCGACGACGAGGCCGTGCGCCGGCTGGCGCAGCGGCTCGCGAGCCTCGGCGGCCGCCGTCTCGACGACGCGACCCCGCACGTCGACGTCCGGCTGGCCGACGGCACCCGCCTGCACGCCGTGCTCGCCCCGCTCGCCCGGCCCGGGACGCTGGTCTCGCTGCGGGTGCCGCACCCGCGCGTCTTCACCCTGGACGAGCTCCGGGAGGCGGGCTCCCTGAGCGCGGACGGCGCCCGGCTGCTGCGAGCCGTCGTCGAGCACCGGCTGGCCTTCCTGGTCACCGGTGGGACCGGGACCGGCAAGACCACGCTGCTCGCCGCCCTCCTCTCGCTGGTGGCGCCCGGGGAGCGGATCGTGCTCGTCGAGGACGCCGGGGAGCTGCGACCGGAGCATCCTCACGTGGTGGGCCTGGAGAGCCGGCCGGCCAACATCGAGGGCGCCGGTGCGGTCGACCTGCGGACCCTGGTGCGCCAGGCGCTCCGGATGCGCCCGGACCGGCTGGTCGTCGGCGAGGTCCGCGGCGGGGAGGTGGTCGAGCTGCTCGCGGCGCTCAACACCGGGCACGAGGGCGGGTGCGGCACGCTCCACGCCAACTCCGCGCTCGACGTGCCGGCGCGGATCGAGGCCCTCGCCCTGGCGGCCGGCCTCGGCCGGGCGGCGGCGCACTCCCAGCTCGCCTCCGCCGTCGACGTGGTGCTCCACCTGGCGCGCGGGCCCGACGGCGTACGCCGTCTGGCGCAGGTGGCGGTGCCCGTCCGCGAGGAGACCGGGCTGGTGGTGATGGCGTCCGCCCTCGACCTCCACGCGGACGGGAGCACGACCGTCGGCCCCGCGGCCGAGGCCCTCGCCGCGCGGCTCGGGTCGTGA
- a CDS encoding anti-sigma factor antagonist — protein sequence MDLTLATRDADGKTIVAVGGEIDVYTAPKLRDKITELVAAGVYDLVIDMEAVEFLDSTGLGVLVGGLKKVRAHEGSLQLVCNQDRLLKIFRITGLAKVFVIHESADAALAGS from the coding sequence GTGGATCTGACGCTTGCTACGCGCGACGCCGATGGGAAGACCATCGTTGCCGTCGGGGGCGAGATCGACGTCTACACCGCGCCCAAGCTCCGCGACAAGATCACCGAGCTGGTCGCGGCGGGTGTCTACGACCTCGTCATCGACATGGAGGCCGTCGAGTTCCTCGACTCCACCGGCCTCGGCGTGCTGGTGGGCGGCCTGAAGAAGGTCCGCGCCCACGAGGGCTCGCTGCAGCTCGTCTGCAACCAGGACCGGCTGCTGAAGATCTTCCGGATCACCGGCCTGGCCAAGGTGTTCGTCATCCACGAGTCGGCCGACGCCGCGCTCGCGGGCTCCTGA
- a CDS encoding Rv3654c family TadE-like protein, with the protein MRRRDERGSATPVVLVGLAVLLLVGAALGVVAAMVRAHRSAQAAADLSALAVAAAVRSGADPCARGAGIAAANGARLVACRVEGAVVEVRARVEGPHWLGQLADLDAEARAGPA; encoded by the coding sequence GTGAGGCGCCGCGACGAGCGCGGCTCCGCGACGCCGGTCGTGCTGGTCGGCCTGGCCGTGCTGCTGCTCGTGGGGGCCGCCCTCGGGGTGGTCGCGGCGATGGTCCGGGCACACCGCTCCGCCCAGGCGGCGGCCGATCTCAGCGCGCTCGCGGTCGCCGCGGCGGTGCGCTCGGGGGCGGACCCGTGCGCCAGGGGCGCCGGCATCGCCGCGGCCAACGGCGCCCGGCTCGTGGCCTGCCGGGTCGAGGGGGCGGTCGTCGAGGTCCGGGCCCGGGTCGAGGGACCGCACTGGCTGGGCCAGCTCGCCGACCTCGACGCGGAGGCCCGCGCCGGCCCGGCCTGA
- a CDS encoding HAD family hydrolase: MAPRPTAAFFDLDKTIIAKSSTMAFSKPFQAGGLISRRAVLRSTYAQFVYVVGGADHDQMEKMRQFMSALCAGWDVATVREIVAETLHHVVDPLVYDEAVSLIEEHHLAGRDVVIVSTSGTEVVGPIGEMLGADRVVATRMEIADGRYTGDIEYYAYAEEKARAIRELAEEVGYDLDRSYAYSDSITDSFMLEAVGHPHAVNPDKDLRRLAASKGWPVLVFTKPVALQSRMALPPRQTLAVIAVGGVVAVGSVLWAGARKRRLGA; the protein is encoded by the coding sequence ATGGCGCCTCGCCCGACCGCGGCCTTCTTCGACCTCGACAAGACGATCATCGCCAAGTCGAGCACGATGGCCTTCAGCAAGCCCTTCCAGGCCGGGGGGCTGATCTCGCGGCGCGCGGTCCTGCGCTCGACGTACGCCCAGTTCGTCTACGTCGTCGGCGGCGCCGACCACGACCAGATGGAGAAGATGCGGCAGTTCATGTCGGCGCTGTGCGCCGGCTGGGACGTCGCGACCGTCCGCGAGATCGTCGCCGAGACGCTGCACCACGTCGTCGACCCGCTGGTCTACGACGAGGCGGTCTCGCTGATCGAGGAGCACCACCTCGCCGGCCGCGACGTCGTCATCGTCTCGACGTCCGGCACCGAGGTCGTCGGACCCATCGGCGAGATGCTCGGCGCCGACCGCGTGGTCGCGACCCGGATGGAGATCGCGGACGGCCGCTACACCGGCGACATCGAGTACTACGCGTACGCCGAGGAGAAGGCCCGCGCGATCCGCGAGCTGGCCGAGGAGGTCGGCTACGACCTCGACCGCAGCTACGCCTACAGCGACTCGATCACCGACTCCTTCATGCTTGAGGCCGTCGGCCACCCGCACGCCGTCAACCCCGACAAGGACCTGCGCCGGCTGGCCGCTTCGAAGGGGTGGCCGGTCCTGGTCTTCACCAAGCCCGTGGCCCTGCAGAGCCGGATGGCCCTGCCGCCGCGGCAGACCCTCGCGGTGATCGCGGTCGGCGGCGTCGTGGCCGTCGGCAGCGTGCTGTGGGCCGGTGCGCGCAAGCGCCGGCTCGGCGCCTGA
- a CDS encoding type II secretion system F family protein encodes MTGSSPPGAVVAVVAAALAAALLCPVVARAGRPAPLAESADVAGRGWMLRFRLLWCGCAGLGAALFVGGGAAPAVGLVAAVLTWVVIGRAEPPAVRRRREQVRRDLPHVVDLLAAALRAGAAPDAAVTVVCAALPGPAASRLASVSARLALGLEPVRVWESLADDPELAPLGRTLARAQASGASVVPSVERLADDLARQARADVEERARAVGVKAALPLGLCLLPAFLLVGIVPLVVGLLSTLSL; translated from the coding sequence GTGACGGGGTCGTCTCCGCCCGGTGCGGTCGTCGCGGTCGTCGCGGCCGCGCTGGCGGCGGCCCTGCTGTGCCCGGTGGTGGCCCGAGCGGGCCGGCCCGCGCCCCTCGCTGAATCCGCGGACGTCGCCGGTCGCGGCTGGATGCTGCGCTTCCGCCTCCTCTGGTGCGGGTGCGCCGGTCTCGGCGCCGCGCTGTTCGTCGGCGGAGGCGCGGCGCCCGCCGTCGGCCTGGTGGCCGCGGTCCTGACCTGGGTGGTGATCGGGCGGGCGGAACCCCCTGCCGTCCGGCGCCGACGCGAGCAGGTCCGCCGGGACCTGCCGCACGTCGTCGACCTGCTGGCCGCGGCACTGCGAGCCGGCGCCGCCCCGGACGCGGCGGTCACCGTCGTGTGCGCGGCGCTCCCGGGGCCGGCCGCGTCCCGTCTCGCGAGCGTCTCGGCGCGCCTGGCCCTGGGCCTGGAGCCCGTGCGGGTCTGGGAGTCCCTGGCCGACGACCCCGAGCTCGCACCGCTGGGTCGGACCCTGGCCCGCGCGCAGGCCAGCGGCGCCTCGGTGGTCCCGTCGGTCGAGCGGCTGGCCGACGACCTCGCCCGGCAGGCGCGCGCCGACGTCGAGGAGCGCGCCCGCGCCGTCGGCGTGAAGGCCGCCCTGCCCCTCGGCCTCTGCCTGCTCCCCGCGTTCCTGCTGGTCGGCATCGTGCCGCTCGTCGTCGGGCTGCTGTCGACGCTGTCGCTGTGA
- a CDS encoding DUF485 domain-containing protein, producing MAAPPPAHDHASRHDPVYDRLAAEPDFLELRKRYRGFVFPATVAFLAWYLLYVVMSNWATGFMDTKVVGNVNVALVFGLLQFATTFLLAWLYSRFSAARLDPLARTLNEEYDATAADDEGRRH from the coding sequence ATGGCTGCACCCCCGCCCGCCCACGACCACGCCTCGCGGCACGACCCGGTCTACGACCGGCTCGCCGCGGAGCCCGACTTCCTCGAGCTCCGCAAGCGCTACCGGGGCTTCGTGTTCCCCGCCACCGTCGCCTTCCTGGCGTGGTACCTGCTGTACGTCGTCATGTCGAACTGGGCGACGGGCTTCATGGACACCAAGGTCGTCGGCAACGTCAACGTGGCCCTGGTCTTCGGCCTGCTGCAGTTCGCCACGACGTTCCTGCTCGCCTGGCTCTACAGCCGCTTCTCCGCGGCACGGCTCGACCCGCTGGCCCGCACCCTCAACGAGGAGTACGACGCCACCGCGGCCGACGACGAAGGCCGGAGGCACTGA
- a CDS encoding TadE family type IV pilus minor pilin — MTSGRGDERGAATAELAMAVPLLVAVTIGLVWLLSVGAAQVRTVDAARETARAAARGEDEAAAVARGLTVAPPGSRITVATSGDTVTARASGQVDGPGGLFGFLPAVEVHADAVAAVEP; from the coding sequence GTGACGTCCGGTCGGGGTGACGAGCGGGGCGCCGCGACCGCCGAGCTCGCGATGGCCGTCCCGCTGCTCGTCGCGGTGACGATCGGGCTGGTCTGGCTGCTGTCGGTCGGCGCCGCCCAGGTGCGCACGGTGGACGCCGCCCGCGAGACGGCCCGGGCGGCGGCCCGGGGCGAGGACGAGGCCGCCGCCGTGGCGCGGGGGCTCACGGTCGCGCCGCCGGGCAGCCGGATCACGGTCGCGACCTCGGGGGACACGGTGACGGCCCGCGCGAGCGGACAGGTCGACGGCCCCGGTGGGCTGTTCGGCTTCCTCCCGGCCGTCGAGGTGCACGCGGACGCCGTCGCGGCGGTCGAGCCGTGA
- a CDS encoding type II secretion system F family protein, protein MTVVAITCAALAAALLVPVRPRGVDRRGGPGRATLLVAASVAGLLLLRLASSVALLVLIGAGAAVAAAALWRGRARRRAALVVSGHVLATCELLAAELTAGRPPGAALDRAVRDWEALAPVAEAFRVGADVPTALRRLADDPGAQDLRVVAAAWQVAHRTGQGLAEAVDRVAQALRAASASRRVVEGELASARATARLVAGLPLVALAMGSGAGGDPWGFLLRQPAGLACLAAGLAFGFAGLAWIEAIARDVDRSA, encoded by the coding sequence GTGACCGTCGTCGCGATCACCTGCGCGGCGCTGGCGGCCGCGCTGCTGGTCCCCGTGCGGCCTCGGGGTGTCGACCGGCGGGGTGGCCCCGGGCGCGCCACCCTGCTGGTGGCTGCGTCCGTCGCGGGGCTGCTCCTGCTGCGGCTCGCGTCCTCCGTGGCCCTGCTGGTGCTGATCGGGGCGGGGGCGGCCGTGGCGGCTGCGGCCCTGTGGCGGGGCCGGGCCCGCCGGCGCGCCGCCCTGGTGGTGTCCGGCCACGTCCTGGCGACGTGCGAGCTGCTCGCCGCGGAGCTGACGGCGGGCCGGCCGCCGGGCGCGGCGCTGGACCGGGCCGTGCGCGACTGGGAGGCGCTGGCGCCGGTGGCCGAGGCGTTCCGCGTCGGTGCCGACGTCCCGACGGCGCTGCGGCGGCTCGCCGACGATCCCGGTGCCCAGGACCTCCGCGTCGTCGCCGCGGCCTGGCAGGTGGCGCACCGCACGGGCCAGGGGCTCGCCGAGGCGGTCGACCGGGTCGCCCAGGCGCTGCGCGCTGCCTCCGCGAGCCGTCGCGTCGTCGAGGGCGAGCTCGCGTCGGCGCGCGCCACCGCCCGGCTCGTGGCCGGGCTGCCCCTGGTGGCGCTCGCGATGGGCTCCGGCGCCGGCGGCGACCCGTGGGGCTTCCTGCTGCGCCAGCCTGCCGGGTTGGCCTGCCTGGCCGCGGGTCTGGCCTTCGGCTTCGCCGGGCTCGCCTGGATCGAGGCGATCGCCCGCGACGTGGACCGGTCGGCGTGA
- the ssd gene encoding septum site-determining protein Ssd, whose product MTAPLIVTRDDALLDELLRLAAAAGITPDVAHDTGAALRSWTAAPLVLLGADLAAETARTGPVRRPGVHVVSWGPARDDLFRVAVAVGAEDVTSLPHSEGWLVETLTDLGDTGRTRGLVVGVVGGSGGAGATTLACALGQVAARSGPAVVLDTDPLGPGIDRVLGLESRDGARWDALCQTTGRLSSRALREALPRRGDLGVLTWHAGHPSSLQAFAVREALSAAQRGHDVVVVDLPRAADPVIDEVVSRCDRVLVVVAPTVAGVASAGRLCGRLADPTRLRLVVRGHGLAPAEIARATGVPVVAGMADQRGLAEAIDLGLGPVRSRRGPLGRAAGDLLTTVRVMGAAA is encoded by the coding sequence ATGACCGCACCCCTCATCGTCACCCGCGACGACGCCCTCCTCGACGAGCTGCTCCGGCTGGCGGCAGCCGCCGGGATCACGCCCGACGTCGCCCACGACACCGGGGCGGCGCTGCGCTCCTGGACGGCCGCTCCGCTGGTGCTCCTCGGGGCCGACCTGGCGGCGGAGACCGCGCGCACCGGCCCGGTGCGGAGGCCGGGGGTGCACGTCGTGTCGTGGGGGCCGGCGCGGGACGACCTCTTCCGGGTGGCGGTCGCCGTCGGTGCCGAGGACGTCACCTCGCTGCCGCACTCGGAGGGGTGGCTGGTCGAGACGCTCACGGACCTCGGCGACACCGGGCGGACTCGGGGCCTCGTGGTCGGGGTGGTCGGGGGCTCGGGAGGTGCCGGGGCCACGACCCTGGCCTGCGCGCTCGGTCAGGTGGCTGCCCGCTCGGGCCCGGCCGTCGTGCTCGACACCGACCCGCTCGGACCGGGGATCGACCGGGTGCTGGGGCTGGAGTCCCGCGACGGTGCTCGGTGGGACGCCCTGTGCCAGACCACCGGCCGGCTCAGCTCCCGCGCCCTGCGCGAGGCGCTCCCGCGGCGCGGTGACCTCGGTGTCCTCACCTGGCACGCGGGGCATCCCTCCTCGCTGCAGGCCTTCGCGGTGCGCGAGGCGCTGTCGGCGGCCCAGCGCGGCCACGACGTGGTCGTGGTCGACCTGCCGCGCGCCGCCGACCCGGTGATCGACGAGGTCGTCTCGCGCTGCGACCGGGTGCTCGTGGTCGTGGCGCCGACGGTGGCCGGCGTCGCCTCGGCGGGCCGGCTGTGCGGCCGGCTCGCCGACCCCACCCGGCTGCGCCTGGTGGTGCGGGGCCACGGTCTCGCGCCGGCCGAGATCGCCCGGGCCACCGGGGTGCCTGTCGTCGCCGGGATGGCCGACCAGCGCGGCCTCGCCGAGGCGATCGACCTGGGTCTCGGGCCGGTCCGCTCGCGCCGCGGGCCGCTGGGCCGCGCGGCCGGCGACCTCCTCACGACGGTGCGGGTGATGGGCGCCGCCGCGTGA
- a CDS encoding DEAD/DEAH box helicase yields the protein MALTVGRRPLPVGDLVDRLSSVPGREGRLTHLEVRPPRSAVTAAWPAWAAPEVVAAFEARGVVQPWRHQVDAADAAHAGRHVVLATGTASGKSLAYQLPALSHVRACRGARGQRGATVLYLAPTKALAQDQLAGLTGLGLDVRVTTHDGDSSRDQRDWARDHAEYVLTNPDMLHRSLLPGHARWAAFLGSLSYVVVDECHHYRGVFGAHVSHVLRRLRRICAAYGAHPTFVLASATVAEPEVAAHRLTGLDVEAITADASPRGQVTLALWEPPFTSYAGENGAPVRRAASSETADLLADLVAEDVRTLAFVRSRRGAEQVAMTAAELLAEVDPSLPGRVASYRGGYLPEERRAIEEALRRGDLTGLAATNALELGIDISGLDAVLMAGFPGTRAALWQQLGRAGRGAQDALGILVARDDPLDTYLVHHPEALLGRPVEATVFDPTNPYVLGPHLCAAAHEIPLTEADLELFGPTTAPVLDQLTAGGLLRRRARGWFWTDRRRASDLADIRSTGGSPVQLVEAGTGRVIGTVDASSSHGTAHAGAVYVHRGETWLVRSLDLEEHVAVIERTEVDYSTSAREITDITVVAEREHRDWGSCRLSFGDVDVSHQVVSFLRRRQPGGDVLGEEPLDLPERALRTSAVWWTVPEHVLAESGLLPADLPGAAHAAEHCSIGLLPLFATCDRWDIGGVSTAMHPDTGTLTVFVHDGHPGGAGFAERGFHAARAWLGATRDAIVACTCLEGCPSCIQSPKCGNQNNPLDKAGAARLLDVLLAGAPAAER from the coding sequence ATGGCACTCACGGTCGGACGGCGCCCCCTGCCCGTGGGTGATCTGGTCGACCGGCTCTCGTCGGTCCCCGGTCGCGAGGGCCGTCTGACCCACCTCGAGGTGCGGCCGCCCCGCTCCGCGGTCACCGCCGCGTGGCCCGCCTGGGCCGCCCCGGAGGTGGTCGCGGCGTTCGAGGCCCGCGGAGTGGTCCAGCCCTGGCGGCACCAGGTCGACGCCGCCGACGCCGCCCACGCCGGCCGGCACGTCGTGCTGGCGACCGGCACCGCGTCCGGCAAGTCACTTGCCTACCAGCTCCCGGCGCTGTCGCACGTCCGGGCGTGTCGCGGCGCGCGGGGCCAGCGCGGGGCCACGGTGCTCTACCTCGCCCCCACCAAGGCGCTCGCCCAGGACCAGCTCGCCGGGCTCACGGGCCTCGGCCTGGACGTGCGCGTCACGACCCACGACGGCGACAGCAGCCGCGACCAGCGCGACTGGGCGCGCGACCACGCCGAGTACGTCCTCACCAACCCCGACATGCTGCACCGCTCCCTGCTGCCCGGCCACGCCCGCTGGGCGGCGTTCCTGGGCTCGCTGTCCTACGTCGTCGTGGACGAGTGCCACCACTACCGCGGGGTCTTCGGTGCCCACGTCTCGCACGTCCTGCGGCGGCTGCGGCGGATCTGCGCGGCGTACGGCGCGCACCCGACGTTCGTGCTCGCGTCCGCCACCGTGGCCGAGCCGGAGGTCGCCGCGCACCGTCTCACCGGGCTCGACGTCGAGGCGATCACCGCCGACGCCTCCCCTCGCGGCCAGGTCACCCTCGCGCTGTGGGAGCCCCCCTTCACGTCGTACGCCGGCGAGAACGGCGCCCCGGTCCGGCGCGCGGCCTCCTCGGAGACCGCCGACCTGCTGGCCGACCTGGTGGCGGAGGACGTCCGCACCCTTGCCTTCGTGCGCTCGCGCCGCGGGGCCGAGCAGGTGGCGATGACGGCGGCCGAGCTGCTCGCCGAGGTCGACCCGTCCCTGCCGGGGCGGGTCGCGTCGTACCGCGGCGGCTACCTCCCCGAGGAGCGGCGCGCCATCGAGGAGGCGCTGCGCCGGGGCGACCTCACCGGTCTCGCCGCCACCAACGCCCTCGAGCTCGGCATCGACATCAGCGGTCTCGACGCGGTCCTGATGGCCGGCTTCCCCGGCACGCGCGCGGCCCTGTGGCAGCAGCTCGGCCGGGCCGGCCGGGGCGCCCAGGACGCGCTCGGCATCCTCGTGGCCCGCGACGACCCGCTGGACACCTACCTCGTGCACCACCCCGAGGCCCTGCTCGGGCGACCCGTCGAGGCGACCGTCTTCGACCCGACCAACCCCTACGTCCTCGGCCCGCACCTGTGCGCCGCGGCGCACGAGATCCCGCTCACCGAGGCGGACCTCGAGCTGTTCGGCCCCACCACCGCCCCGGTGCTCGACCAGCTGACGGCGGGTGGACTGCTGCGGCGTCGGGCGCGTGGCTGGTTCTGGACCGACCGCCGCCGCGCCAGCGACCTGGCCGACATCCGGTCCACGGGCGGGTCGCCGGTGCAGCTCGTCGAGGCGGGGACCGGCCGCGTGATCGGCACGGTCGACGCGTCCAGCTCGCACGGCACCGCGCACGCCGGTGCGGTCTACGTGCACCGCGGGGAGACCTGGCTGGTGCGCTCGCTCGACCTCGAGGAGCACGTCGCCGTCATCGAGCGCACCGAGGTGGACTACTCCACCTCGGCGCGGGAGATCACCGACATCACCGTCGTGGCCGAGCGCGAGCACCGCGACTGGGGCAGCTGCCGGCTGTCCTTCGGCGACGTCGACGTCTCGCACCAGGTGGTGTCGTTCCTGCGGCGCCGCCAGCCGGGCGGCGACGTGCTGGGTGAGGAGCCGCTGGACCTCCCGGAGCGCGCCCTGCGCACCAGCGCCGTGTGGTGGACGGTCCCCGAGCACGTGCTCGCGGAGAGCGGCCTGCTGCCGGCCGACCTGCCCGGAGCCGCGCACGCCGCCGAGCACTGCTCGATCGGCCTGCTCCCGCTCTTCGCGACCTGCGACCGCTGGGACATCGGCGGCGTGTCCACGGCGATGCACCCGGACACCGGCACCCTGACGGTCTTCGTGCACGACGGCCACCCCGGCGGCGCCGGGTTCGCCGAGCGCGGCTTCCACGCCGCGCGGGCCTGGCTGGGCGCCACGCGTGACGCGATCGTCGCCTGCACCTGCCTCGAGGGCTGCCCCTCGTGCATCCAGTCACCCAAGTGCGGCAACCAGAACAACCCGCTCGACAAGGCCGGCGCCGCCCGGCTGCTCGACGTGCTGCTCGCGGGGGCCCCGGCGGCCGAGCGGTAG
- a CDS encoding class I SAM-dependent methyltransferase has protein sequence MSDENPAWASSFGSVADAYDRGRPSYPREAAAWLVGPDPVTVLELGCGTGKLTEQLVALGHDVHATDPDAAMLAVLAKRLPDVRSTQASAEEIPMADGSVDVVVCAQAFHWFDLDRALPEIARVLKPGGRLALVWNWRDERIPWVRRLGRLIGTQDQSPEPQEPLVTSSLFGFVESELFRFWQLIDRSSIQDLVLSRSNVAVLDAEGRAAKLAEVVAFYDDFGRGMDGMQLPYEARCFRAVVVDRPRTVGADEPDEPAGPGTPGDGDGGEETQPLNRSDLRDGRDVSDGTDTDMLLIDFR, from the coding sequence ATGAGTGACGAGAATCCCGCCTGGGCGAGCTCCTTCGGCTCGGTCGCCGACGCCTACGACCGCGGGCGGCCCTCCTACCCCCGCGAGGCCGCCGCCTGGCTGGTCGGCCCGGACCCCGTGACCGTCCTCGAGCTCGGCTGCGGCACCGGCAAGCTCACCGAGCAGCTCGTCGCCCTCGGCCACGACGTGCACGCCACGGACCCCGACGCCGCGATGCTGGCGGTGCTCGCCAAGCGGCTCCCCGACGTCCGCAGCACGCAGGCGTCCGCCGAGGAGATCCCGATGGCGGACGGCTCGGTCGACGTCGTGGTCTGCGCGCAGGCCTTCCACTGGTTCGACCTCGACCGCGCCCTGCCCGAGATCGCCCGGGTCCTCAAGCCCGGTGGCCGGCTCGCGCTGGTGTGGAACTGGCGCGACGAGCGCATCCCGTGGGTGCGCCGCCTCGGCAGGCTGATCGGCACCCAGGACCAGAGCCCCGAGCCGCAGGAGCCGCTCGTCACCTCCTCGCTCTTCGGCTTCGTGGAGTCCGAGCTGTTCCGCTTCTGGCAGCTGATCGACCGGTCCTCGATCCAGGATCTCGTGCTCTCCCGCTCGAACGTCGCCGTCCTCGACGCCGAGGGCCGGGCCGCCAAGCTGGCCGAGGTCGTCGCGTTCTACGACGACTTCGGGCGCGGCATGGACGGCATGCAGCTGCCCTACGAGGCCCGCTGCTTCCGCGCCGTCGTGGTGGACAGGCCCCGCACCGTCGGGGCGGACGAGCCCGACGAGCCGGCCGGCCCGGGGACCCCCGGTGACGGCGACGGCGGCGAGGAGACCCAGCCGCTGAACCGCTCGGACCTGCGGGACGGGCGCGACGTGTCGGACGGCACCGACACGGACATGCTGCTCATCGACTTCCGCTGA
- a CDS encoding DUF4244 domain-containing protein — protein MSLPTRPSRRHPEAGITTAEYAVGTAAGAGLAGLLYKLLTGGLGDHLLRTLFDHVLGLLGVG, from the coding sequence ATGTCGCTTCCCACCCGCCCGTCGCGCCGCCACCCCGAGGCCGGCATCACCACGGCCGAGTACGCCGTCGGCACCGCGGCCGGCGCGGGCCTGGCCGGGCTGCTCTACAAGCTGCTCACCGGGGGGCTCGGCGACCACCTGCTGCGCACCCTCTTCGACCACGTGCTCGGGCTGCTGGGGGTCGGGTGA
- a CDS encoding oxidoreductase translates to MSTDPLAWLSSLEGVPSAYAAARDGIDVMLRDRGLRRTSPETTAESLLRGAHASAALEGSTSSLAEVREGTGDETSAAAVRVSTELLSLAPALGRSPLQAFARIHALAATGSLPDERLGRPRDAVSSERLRTLADLLTAPTAAPALLVAAVVHADLATTEPFASHNGLVARAAERLVLVARGVDEKSLVVPEAGHLALRAAYESNLRGYRDGGSAGVHAWLLYAAEAYAAGAEASPLRRAAD, encoded by the coding sequence ATGAGCACCGATCCGCTGGCCTGGCTGAGCTCCCTCGAGGGCGTGCCCTCGGCGTACGCCGCGGCCCGGGACGGGATCGACGTGATGCTCCGGGACCGCGGGCTGCGCCGTACCTCTCCCGAGACCACGGCCGAGTCCCTGCTCCGCGGTGCGCACGCGAGCGCCGCGCTCGAGGGCTCGACCTCCTCGCTGGCCGAGGTGCGGGAGGGCACCGGCGACGAGACGTCCGCCGCGGCGGTCCGTGTCTCGACCGAGCTGCTGTCCCTCGCGCCGGCGCTGGGACGCTCGCCGCTGCAGGCGTTCGCGCGGATCCACGCGCTGGCCGCGACCGGGTCGCTGCCCGACGAGCGGCTCGGCCGCCCGCGCGACGCGGTGTCCTCGGAACGCCTCCGCACGCTCGCGGACCTGCTGACCGCGCCGACCGCCGCCCCGGCGCTGCTCGTCGCCGCCGTCGTGCACGCGGACCTGGCCACGACCGAGCCGTTCGCGTCGCACAACGGCCTGGTCGCCCGGGCGGCCGAGCGCCTCGTGCTGGTGGCGCGCGGGGTGGACGAGAAGTCGCTGGTCGTGCCGGAGGCCGGTCACCTGGCCCTGCGCGCGGCGTACGAGTCCAACCTGCGGGGCTACCGCGACGGCGGCTCGGCGGGCGTGCACGCGTGGCTGCTGTACGCCGCGGAGGCCTACGCCGCGGGCGCCGAGGCGAGCCCGCTGCGCCGCGCGGCGGACTAG